The Eremothecium gossypii ATCC 10895 chromosome IV, complete sequence genome contains a region encoding:
- the TRM10 gene encoding tRNA (guanine(9)-N(1))-methyltransferase (Syntenic homolog of Saccharomyces cerevisiae YOL093W (TRM10)), with protein sequence MTPETNNDETLSRPKPRAALPPVPEGMSKSQWKKQWKKEQFELNKPLYAKIRKEKKQKAREQRRERLQKALEENGGEIPEELRRTPRVNVNQKDSGIKVIIDCAFDELMNEKEIVSLSTQITRAYSANKRENHFADVKVTSFNKRLKERFDCGLKGANYDAWKHFEFTDESALPTTNAVYLTADTDETLETLEPGTTYIVGGIVDKNRHKALCYNKAKELGIPTRRLPIGEYIKLCGRKVLTTTHVIQIMLRYFDNHDWKEAFESVLPARKLAELADHAQESNSSSPAEEQDAQDI encoded by the coding sequence ATGACTCCTGAAACTAATAATGATGAAACATTGAGTCGGCCAAAACCACGGGCTGCCTTGCCGCCCGTTCCCGAAGGCATGTCGAAGTCGCAATGGAAGAAACAGTGGAAGAAGGAACAGTTCGAACTGAATAAGCCGCTGTATGCGAAAATCCGTAAGGAGAAGAAGCAAAAGGCGAGAGAGCAACGCCGGGAACGCTTACAGAaggcgctggaggagaATGGTGGGGAGATCCCAGAGGAACTGCGGCGCACGCCGCGCGTAAATGTCAACCAAAAGGACTCCGGGATCAAGGTGATCATCGACTGTGCTTTCGACGAGCTTATGAACGAAAAAGAGATCGTCAGCTTGTCTACGCAGATAACGCGAGCATACTCTGCCAACAAACGAGAAAACCACTTTGCGGACGTAAAGGTAACTTCGTTCAATAAGCGTCTGAAGGAGCGCTTTGACTGCGGACTCAAGGGGGCCAACTATGATGCATGGAAGCACTTCGAGTTCACAGACGAATCCGCCCTTCCAACTACGAACGCAGTTTACCTTACTGCAGATACTGATGAGACGCTGGAGACGCTGGAACCCGGTACGACGTATATAGTGGGCGGCATTGTGGACAAGAACCGCCACAAAGCTCTCTGTTACAATAAGGCCAAAGAACTGGGCATTCCTACTCGTCGCCTACCAATAGGAGAGTACATCAAGCTATGCGGCAGGAAGGTGCTGACCACCACCCACGTTATCCAGATCATGCTCAGATACTTTGACAACCATGACTGGAAAGAGGCGTTTGAAAGTGTTCTGCCCGCCAGGAAGCTAGCAGAGCTTGCAGACCACGCCCAAGAATCCAATTCCTCTTCGCCAGCAGAAGAACAAGACGCGCAAGATATATAG
- the VPS52 gene encoding Vps52p (Syntenic homolog of Saccharomyces cerevisiae YDR484W (VPS52)), whose translation MDALGKVLGVKDLVFDKQPLADPVHTFLAFPRDSELQTESSLALERKILESKEQLLEETLSDVIPQLKDYIHNFQSRLDALTKDLNFIKGKSTELNRLLRENSSKLAEISPLVNDLVISPEVVQQLLYGKIDASYIESISYLNDKLAIYDQYKNKETPSDYPELCELLHLLKQVCIERSKRFIVVRIKRLRNREPVPSQQIQKELLDVREIFQFISQNNLSLALELRQAYTYTIRWYYKEYFARYIRSLTILQFANITQQYALGQGLSTASSGSSYSSYLLGRSILDSSSNNIGEMVAQYFQVSKRLSVLRQEDNTVMVSQIAENNKMKYYLETGFRNLNLAILDNCGAELNFLNEFFHLDPGSGEELRGLLEQIFQPTFENAIQYTEQLVRNTFDIYGVLLAICLAHYLQFEAQKRKVPVMDDFLNSQLLLLWPKFQRLVDFQCESLRQIPATTAVAQVAGASKDPLVTPHELTVQFSKFLAGILILSSFHRERIDEKAEPLYNSVTRIRSEFENTITRCSRKSSSPGKFLAVNYMYLLNALQQNLGYINQDDNEPLILKDTRDHLGRLIEMHTSG comes from the coding sequence ATGGATGCTCTAGGAAAAGTTCTAGGGGTGAAGGATTTGGTCTTTGACAAGCAGCCATTAGCTGATCCTGTGCATACGTTCCTGGCATTTCCAAGGGATAGCGAACTTCAAACTGAAAGTTCGTTAGCGCTGGAGCGCAAAATACTAGAAAGTAAGGAACAGCTCCTCGAAGAGACCCTGAGCGACGTAATTCCACAACTTAAGGACTACATTCACAATTTTCAGTCGAGATTGGATGCGCTGACAAAAGATTTAAACTTCATCAAGGGGAAGTCGACGGAATTGAACCGGCTACTGCGAGAAAACTCCAGTAAACTCGCCGAGATCAGTCCTCTCGTGAACGATCTAGTGATATCACCGGAGGTAGTGCAACAGCTTCTATATGGTAAAATAGACGCATCCTATATTGAAAGCATCTCGTATCTGAATGATAAACTGGCGATATATGATCAATACAAGAACAAAGAAACCCCCAGCGATTATCCCGAGCTCTGTGAGCTGCTACACCTGCTGAAACAAGTTTGCATCGAACGGAGCAAGAGGTTCATTGTGGTGCGTATAAAACGCCTGCGTAACAGAGAGCCAGTTCCCTCGCAGCAGATACAGAAAGAACTGTTAGACGTGCGGGAGATCTTCCAGTTCATCTCTCAAAATAACCTATCACTTGCATTGGAACTACGGCAGGCATACACATACACGATTAGGTGGTATTATAAAGAGTATTTTGCACGCTACATCAGGTCCCTGACCATCCTCCAGTTTGCTAACATCACGCAGCAGTATGCCCTTGGCCAAGGGCTCTCGACAGCTTCTTCTGGTTCGTCGTATAGCTCATATCTTTTGGGCCGTTCCATACTCGATAGCTCATCCAACAACATCGGCGAAATGGTGGCTCAGTACTTCCAGGTTAGTAAGCGGCTATCCGTCCTGCGACAGGAAGATAATACAGTAATGGTCTCCCAGATTGCAGAGAATAATAAGATGAAATATTACCTTGAGACAGGTTTCCGAAACTTGAATCTCGCAATCCTCGACAATTGTGGAGCGGAATTAAATTTCCTGAATGAATTCTTCCATCTCGATCCTGGCAGCGGTGAAGAGCTACGGGGACTATTGGAGCAAATCTTTCAACCCACGTTCGAAAACGCGATTCAATATACGGAACAACTAGTCCGCAATACGTTCGATATCTATGGCGTGCTTCTTGCTATTTGCCTGGCACATTATCTGCAATTTGAGGCCCAGAAACGCAAGGTTCCTGTCATGGATGACTTCCTCAATAGTCAGCTACTGCTGTTGTGGCCCAAATTCCAGCGCCTTGTAGACTTCCAATGCGAGAGTCTCCGCCAGATACCAGCCACTACCGCTGTTGCACAAGTGGCTGGTGCAAGCAAGGACCCATTGGTCACTCCTCATGAACTGACCGTGCAATTTTCCAAATTCCTGGCTGGCATACTGATCCTGAGTTCCTTCCACAGAGAGCGAATAGACGAGAAAGCCGAACCGCTCTACAACTCTGTCACGCGTATTCGCAGTGAATTTGAGAACACTATTACCAGGTGCAGTAGAAAGAGCTCCTCGCCCGGAAAATTCCTTGCGGTCAACTACATGTACTTACTGAACGCTTTACAACAGAACCTGGGTTACATCAACCAAGACGACAACGAGCCTCTGATCTTGAAGGATACCAGAGACCACCTAGGTAGGTTAATAGAAATGCACACTAGTGGTTAA
- the LYS21 gene encoding homocitrate synthase LYS21 (Syntenic homolog of Saccharomyces cerevisiae YDL131W (LYS21) and YDL182W (LYS20); 1-intron) yields the protein MSQGNEFHQVTEATTALNNFQQNPYGPNPADYLSNVGSFQLIDSTLREGEQFANAFFSTEKKIEIARALDDFGVDYIELTSPVASEQSLRDCQAICKLGLKAKILTHIRCHMDDAKVAVGTGVDGVDVVIGTSKFLRQYSHGKDMNYIAKSAIEVIEYVKSKGIEIRFSSEDSFRSDLVDLLNIYKTVDKIGVNRVGIADTVGCANPRQVYELVRTLKSVVSCDVECHFHNDTGCAIANAYTALEGGAKLVDVSVLGIGERNGITPLGGLMARMIVAAPDYVKSKYKLHKIRDIENLVAEAVEVNVPFNNPITGFCAFTHKAGIHAKAILANPSTYEILNPNDFGMTRYIHFANRLTGWNAIKSRVDQLNLHLTDDQVKEVTAKIKQLGDVRPLNIDDVDSIIKAFHAQIATPRVTARPANREEEINGFDLEAPPQKKTKIL from the exons ATGAGCCAAGGTAACG AATTCCATCAAGTCACAGAGGCAACGACTGCGCTGAATAATTTTCAGCAGAATCCCTACGGTCCCAATCCCGCGGACTATCTGTCAAATGTTGGCAGTTTCCAGCTGATCGACTCCACGCTGCGCGAGGGTGAACAGTTTGCCAATGCATTTTTCAGCACCGAGAAGAAGATTGAGATTGCTCGGGCTCTGGATGACTTCGGCGTGGATTATATTGAGCTCACATCCCCTGTTGCGTCAGAGCAGTCGCTCCGGGACTGCCAAGCCATCTGCAAACTAGGGCTCAAGGCCAAAATCCTAACGCACATCCGCTGCCATATGGATGACGCAAAGGTAGCAGTTGGGACGGGTGTCGACGGCGTTGACGTAGTCATCGGAACCTCGAAATTCCTGCGGCAGTACTCCCACGGCAAAGATATGAACTACATCGCCAAAAGCGCAATCGAAGTGATCGAGTATGTCAAGTCCAAGGGGATCGAAATCCGCTTCTCCTCCGAGGACTCCTTCCGCTCTGACCTGGTGGACCTTCTGAATATCTATAAGACCGTGGACAAAATAGGCGTCAACCGTGTCGGCATCGCCGACACCGTCGGCTGTGCGAACCCACGACAGGTCTACGAGCTGGTCCGTACGTTGAAGTCTGTGGTTTCGTGCGACGTGGAGTGCCACTTCCACAACGACACAGGGTGCGCCATTGCAAACGCGTACACCGCGCTGGAAGGCGGCGCTAAGCTAGTCGACGTCTCCGTCCTGGGCATTGGGGAGCGGAATGGAATTACCCCACTTGGCGGTCTAATGGCCAGAATGATTGTCGCAGCGCCGGACTACGTCAAGTCCAAGTACAAATTGCACAAGATCAGGGACATTGAAAACCTGGTTGCAGAGGCTGTGGAGGTCAACGTGCCGTTCAACAACCCCATCACCGGCTTTTGCGCATTCACCCACAAGGCAGGCATCCACGCAAAGGCCATTCTGGCTAACCCCTCCACATACGAAATCCTCAACCCCAATGACTTCGGGATGACAAGGTACATCCACTTCGCGAACCGCCTCACCGGCTGGAACGCGATCAAGTCACGTGTAGATCAGCTCAACCTCCACCTCACGGACGACCAGGTCAAGGAGGTCACCGCAAAGATCAAGCAGCTCGGGGACGTCCGCCCACTGAACATCGACGACGTGGATTCCATCATCAAGGCCTTCCACGCGCAGATCGCGACCCCCCGCGTCACGGCAAGGCCCGCCAACCGCGAGGAGGAGATCAATGGCTTTGACCTCGAGGCGCCGCCCCAAAAGAAGACCAAAATACTATAG
- the RFC4 gene encoding replication factor C subunit 4 (Syntenic homolog of Saccharomyces cerevisiae YOL094C (RFC4)) → MTSLATKLELPWVEKYRPKLLKDVVGNDETVERLQQIARDGNMPHMIISGLPGIGKTTSIHCLAHELLGDAYSQAVLELNASDDRGIDVVRNQIKQFAQKKCTLPPGKHKIIILDEADSMTSGAQQALRRTMELYSNTTRFAFACNQSNKIIEPLQSRCAILRYSKLSDEQVLKRLFEIIKAENVQYTNDGLEALIFTAEGDMRQAINNLQSTVAGFTLVNGDNVFKIVDSPHPLVIKKMLLSATLDESLNYLRELWGKGYSAVDIITTCFRVMKNLTEIKEPLRLEMIKEIGFTHMRILEGVGTYLQLCGALARIHQLKT, encoded by the coding sequence ATGACGTCCTTAGCAACTAAACTCGAGCTTCCATGGGTTGAGAAGTACCGGCCGAAGCTGCTGAAAGATGTTGTGGGAAACGATGAAACGGTGGAGCGCCTGCAACAGATTGCCAGGGATGGAAATATGCCACACATGATCATCTCCGGGCTGCCCGGTATTGGGAAAACCACATCGATCCACTGCCTGGCGCACGAGCTGCTAGGGGACGCATACTCACAGGCCGTGCTGGAACTGAATGCATCGGACGACCGTGGTATCGACGTCGTGAGAAACCAGATCAAGCAGTTTGCGCAAAAGAAGTGCACGTTGCCACCCGGCAAGCACAAAATTATCATTCTGGATGAGGCAGACTCCATGACCAgcggcgcgcagcaggcgctgcggcgGACGATGGAATTGTACTCCAATACCACGAGATTTGCGTTTGCATGCAACCAGTCGAACAAAATTATCGAGCCCCTCCAGTCGAGATGTGCGATCCTGCGCTACTCCAAGCTGTCTGACGAGCAAGTGCTGAAGCGCCTCTTTGAAATAATCAAGGCGGAAAACGTACAGTACACCAATGATGGTCTGGAGGCGCTGATATTCACTGCGGAAGGTGACATGCGGCAGGCCATCAACAATCTGCAGAGCACCGTGGCGGGCTTCACGTTAGTGAACGGCGACAACGTTTTTAAGATAGTGGACTCGCCGCATCCCCTGGTCATCAAGAAAATGCTGCTATCTGCTACTCTTGATGAGTCGCTCAATTACTTACGCGAATTGTGGGGCAAAGGGTACTCGGCGGTGGACATAATCACTACATGTTTCCGTGTCATGAAGAACTTGACAGAGATTAAAGAACCCCTGCGGCTGGAGATGATTAAAGAAATAGGATTCACGCACATGAGGATTTTGGAAGGTGTGGGTACCTACCTGCAGCTCTGCGGCGCCTTGGCGCGAATCCATCAGCTGAAGACTTAG
- the CDC53 gene encoding cullin CDC53 (Syntenic homolog of Saccharomyces cerevisiae YDL132W (CDC53)) → MNDKLPRADDLEATWNFVEPGIGQILGRDGSPHAGRVQKLLSAAMYMDVYTAIYNYCVNKSRSTGHFQSDSAQRQSNQSSILVGGEIYEKLKAYLHDYIVNLSKDPDETFLQFYVRRWKRFTIGAVFLNHAFDYMNRYWVQKERSDGKRNIFDVNTLCLMTWKQVMFDQHCQGLVDEILQQLTLQRDGRIVNQTDITTAIKSFVALGIDPSDLKKLNLNVYIQNFETAFLNSTREYYRKMSQEYLQTHSVTDYIFEAHSRIAEEESKIVLYLDDHTRKPLSDTLNEVLIAEHAEELKSEFILLLKSRDETKISTLYELMQRDFTLLPELAKSFEEHVEDVGQSEVRKLLESHKEASNSDSGKKAAPLSPRDYIKTLIDVHVVFSVLTDECFQKSPLFARALDSASRRYINNNQFALAPGSSKNTTSKTPEMLAKYSDQLLKKNKNGTDGDKDMSVDDIMTIFKFLTDKDAFEYHYRKNLAKRLIHGTSTSEENEEMVIQRLQSENSMEYTGRITKMFQDVRLSKQLGQEFDSQIKSEPDYSKERYPEFQPFVLAETMWPFPYQEVEFKLPQELVAEHQKLVDLYVKKHSGRVLKWLWPLSRSELRADIGRPGRPPFHFTVTLFQMAILLMFNENDTLSFEQIQEGTNLTTQHIILSMLPFIKMKLLHQSPPGLESMGLLGTQYKLNLPYKLAKSKVNFAAGVKGDVSLSGSGKADNMDSDNINKELNKERQLFLEACIVRIMKAKRVVSHATLVNECIAESHQRFNAKVSLIKKAIDNLISKEYLQRSRDGESYEYLA, encoded by the coding sequence ATGAACGATAAATTGCCGAGAGCAGATGACTTGGAAGCCACTTGGAACTTTGTGGAGCCCGGTATCGGGCAGATCCTGGGCCGGGATGGGTCGCCCCATGCAGGGCGAGTGCAGAAACTGCTGTCAGCTGCGATGTACATGGATGTCTACACGGCTATCTACAACTACTGCGTCAACAAGTCGCGGTCCACCGGGCATTTTCAGTCGGACTCGGCGCAACGGCAGTCGAACCAGTCATCGATCCTGGTCGGAGGGGAGATATACGAGAAGCTCAAGGCTTACCTGCATGACTACATTGTGAACCTGAGCAAGGACCCGGACGAGACGTTTCTGCAGTTCTATGTACGGCGGTGGAAGCGGTTCACTATCGGCGCGGTATTTCTAAACCACGCGTTCGATTATATGAACCGTTACTGGGTGCAAAAGGAACGCAGCGACGGTAAAAGGAACATCTTCGACGTGAACACGCTTTGCCTGATGACCTGGAAGCAAGTGATGTTTGACCAGCATTGCCAGGGGCTTGTGGACGAGattctgcagcagctcacGCTGCAGCGGGACGGCCGCATAGTGAACCAAACAGATATCACCACAGCTATCAAGTCGTTCGTCGCACTGGGAATTGATCCATCGGACTTGAAGAAGCTGAATCTAAATGTGTATATTCAAAACTTTGAAACTGCATTTTTGAATAGCACGCGCGAGTACTATAGAAAAATGTCACAAGAGTATCTTCAAACGCACTCCGTCACCGACTACATATTTGAGGCTCATTCCAGGATTGCAGAAGAGGAGAGCAAGATAGTATTATATTTAGATGACCACACAAGAAAACCTTTATCTGACACATTGAATGAAGTCCTTATTGCGGAGCATGCAGAGGAGCTCAAAAGTGAATTCATTTTGCTTCTCAAATCCCGGGATGAAACAAAAATATCAACACTGTATGAGTTAATGCAAAGGGACTTCACACTGCTACCGGAGCTTGCCAAGTCTTTTGAGGAGCATGTAGAGGACGTTGGGCAAAGCGAAGTAAGGAAATTGCTAGAGTCGCACAAGGAAGCTTCCAATTCAGACAGTGGCAAGAAGGCGGCTCCATTGTCTCCAAGAGACTACATCAAGACGTTAATTGACGTCCACGTGGTGTTCTCGGTGCTTACAGACGAGTGCTTCCAGAAGTCGCCACTTTTTGCCCGAGCCCTTGATAGTGCCTCCAGGCGGTATATTAATAACAACCAGTTCGCCCTTGCACCAGGCTCATCTAAAAATACCACCTCAAAGACACCAGAGATGTTGGCGAAGTACAGTGACCAGTTATTGAAAAAGAATAAGAATGGTACCGATGGTGATAAGGACATGTCAGTGGACGATATTATGACGATATTCAAATTTCTCACGGACAAAGATGCCTTCGAGTATCACTATAGAAAGAACCTCGCAAAACGCCTCATCCACGGAACCTCGACCTCGGAGGAAAATGAGGAGATGGTCATACAGCGACTACAGAGCGAAAACAGCATGGAATACACCGGCAGAATAACCAAAATGTTCCAAGACGTGAGGTTATCAAAACAGCTCGGACAGGAGTTCGACAGCCAGATTAAGAGTGAACCTGATTATTCAAAGGAAAGATACCCAGAGTTTCAGCCTTTTGTACTTGCGGAGACTATGTGGCCGTTTCCCTACCAGGAAGTCGAGTTTAAGCTTCCGCAGGAATTGGTGGCCGAGCATCAGAAGTTGGTTGATCTGTATGTGAAAAAGCATAGCGGTCGGGTCTTGAAGTGGTTGTGGCCTCTATCGCGCAGTGAACTCCGTGCAGATATCGGTAGGCCAGGAAGGCCTCCATTTCATTTCACTGTTACTCTTTTCCAAATGGCTATCCTATTAATGTTCAACGAGAACGACACATTATCATTTGAGCAAATTCAGGAAGGAACTAATCTCACGACCCAACACATCATTCTTTCTATGCTTCCCTTCATTAAAATGAAACTACTTCATCAGAGCCCACCTGGGCTAGAGAGCATGGGGCTCCTCGGCACACAATACAAGCTAAACCTGCCATATAAGCTTGCTAAAAGTAAGGTTAACTTCGCAGCAGGTGTGAAGGGCGATGTTAGCCTCTCAGGTTCTGGCAAAGCGGACAACATGGATTCGGATAATATCAACAAAGAACTAAACAAAGAAAGACAATTGTTCCTGGAGGCTTGTATCGTCAGAATTATGAAAGCAAAGCGGGTCGTCTCTCATGCCACTTTGGTGAACGAATGCATAGCCGAATCTCACCAACGGTTCAATGCAAAGGTATCTCTAATCAAGAAGGCCATCGACAACTTAATTAGCAAGGAATACCTACAGCGCTCGCGGGACGGCGAATCTTACGAGTACCTGGCATGA
- the INH1 gene encoding ATPase inhibitor (Syntenic homolog of Saccharomyces cerevisiae YDL181W (INH1) and YDL130W-A (STF1)) → MLSAARTELRKTSLRLGTMARFYSPEGSTGAPRGQSADDAFSKREKANEDFYIKKHEREQLAQLREQLQKQQQKIDNLEEQLRK, encoded by the coding sequence ATGCTATCCGCCGCCCGTACCGAACTTCGCAAGACCAGCCTGCGCCTAGGCACTATGGCGAGATTTTACTCCCCAGAGGGCTCTACAGGTGCTCCCAGAGGCCAGAGTGCGGATGATGCCTTCTCTAAGCGCGAGAAAGCGAACGAGGACTTCTACATCAAAAAGCACGAACGCGAGCAACTAGCGCAGCTTCGtgagcagctgcagaagcagcAACAGAAGATTGACAACCTCGAGGAGCAATTGCGCAAGTAA
- a CDS encoding WD40 repeat domain-containing protein (NOHBY427; No homolog in Saccharomyces cerevisiae; Syntenic homolog of Saccharomyces kluyveri SAKL0F10010g) encodes MSDVVRLGGLHEGPVLACDSAPDGRTVVTCGLDQRIGVWDLDGEAPYILETGDVASCVRWLGGQKLAIGCADGHVCIYDLTTGERLRKLAHHTRVVNQLAGGQNGNFVSVGDDGRLNWWDERAASGRPAAFVATDFPLLSAAVCPVSAGRVYTSGIEPVVRAYEQRRSEDAVWKTQTGHRSGVTSLCTSAHGEEVCALGFDDSVSFYGQQAGQRLRRGFALPARNTGRLLARCAFVEDKRYVAAYGYVVDVTSEVVVSDELASLHAGAVIDTVYKEGSRQLLSTSADGTALVKTWEAGG; translated from the coding sequence ATGTCGGACGTTGTGAGACTAGGAGGCCTGCATGAGGGGCCCGTTCTGGCCTGTGATTCTGCCCCTGACGGCCGTACCGTGGTCACGTGCGGCCTCGATCAGCGCATCGGTGTCTGGGACCTGGATGGCGAGGCGCCGTACATCCTGGAAACCGGGGACGTCGCATCATGCGTGCGCTGGTTGGGCGGCCAGAAGCTGGCCATCGGCTGCGCAGACGGACATGTGTGCATATACGACCTGACCACGGGCGAGCGGCTGCGGAAATTGGCGCACCACACGCGCGTCGTCAACCAGCTGGCGGGTGGCCAGAACGGCAACTTTGTGAGTGTCGGCGACGATGGGCGGCTAAATTGGTGGGATGAGCGGGCGGCAAGCGGTCGGCCGGCGGCTTTTGTGGCCACCGACTTTCCGCTGCTATCAGCCGCCGTCTGCCCGGTCTCGGCCGGGCGGGTATACACGTCGGGGATTGAGCCAGTGGTACGAGCCTACGAGCAGCGGCGCAGCGAGGACGCAGTGTGGAAGACGCAGACCGGCCACCGGAGTGGTGTGACCTCGCTGTGCACTTCCGCGCATGGAGAGGAGGTGTGTGCGCTGGGCTTCGATGACAGTGTGAGCTTTTACGGCCAGCAGGCCGGACAGCGTCTAAGGCGGGGATTTGCCCTCCCTGCGCGGAACACCGGACGCCTCCTGGCACGGTGCGCTTTCGTAGAGGACAAACGCTATGTTGCGGCGTACGGCTACGTAGTGGACGTGACCAGCGAGGTAGTGGTGTCCGACGAGCTGGCGTCTCTGCATGCGGGCGCAGTCATTGACACCGTCTACAAGGAGGGTagccgccagctgctgagCACGTCTGCGGACGGCACGGCGCTGGTGAAGACCTGGGAGGCGGGCGGCTAA